GTCCAGCTGGTGCCGGTTCCGCATCGACCATCCGTACGGCTATCCGTGCCGCCCTGATCCCCGCCTGTTCCACGTCGATCCGCTCAAGAAACTCCGGGCCCATACCCGCTCCGGGGCCGTAGAACCCGGTCTCCATCTGACCATCTTTAGCGGCAACGGCCGTTATCATTAATCGTGTTTTCACTCTGTTATCGGTTACGTAAACCCCTTCCGAGTTGGCTATCAAAACTTTTTGGTCGTAATCCCAGTACCTCACTTGGACCTGGACAATGGTCGGTGAGTACCTCTTTGCTGCCTCGTAAGCCCGTTTCATGTATCCTACTTTCACATCTTTTCTGACTTCCTCGGGCTTCAGGAGTGCAACGTGTCTGTTTTTCAACTCGCGAACATCGAAGTTTAGTACAAAATCCTTGAGCTTTACCTCACCGAGCGCCTCACCAACCCTTTTGGCAACCTGCAGCAAATTCTCGCGCGACAGATCATTCGTGTACGCGTAGATGGCCTTATCTCCCAAAAATCCCCTGATTCCAACACCGAACATCCGACCTGTGCGCGCTTGCTCCACACTACCGTTCCTAAGCTCGATCTCAGTTGAGTACCTGTCCTCGACAAAGATTTCGGCAAAATCCCCTCCGTATCTAAGGACCGTGCCGATAAGCTCCTCAACTAACACCCTGTCAAACTTTTCAATCATACTCAAACCTCCTTCGGTCCTGACAACCTTCCTTGCCCATCGTATCATCAAACGGCGTTTGAAATTTATTCGCTTACCTAACTATTGTACCAAAAACAAACCTTTTATGTCAAATGTAAACTGTATTTTGTCCATCTTCGGCTACCTTCCAAAGAAATTATCCAGTTCGGAGAACTTAATTTTCATAACGATCGGTCTTCCGTGCGGACATGTGAGAAAGCCCCTGGATCTAACTTCTTTGAGTAACTGCTCAATTTCTGCCCCGGTTAGTTTATCGCCAGTTTTGACGGCAGCTTTGCAAGCTTTCGAGGCGAGCGCATGAAGTACGGTCTCTGGTTTATCAAAGGGCAACCGATAATCGTCAAGCAACTCAGTCAGGATGTCCTTAACCTCGGTGACTTTTACCAAAGACGGGATAGCCGTGACCTTTACAAGGTCATTTTCCATCGAGAACTCGAAACCCAGCGCCTCCAGTTCCCTCTCCAAGTTGCGTAACGTATCAAGCATACTTTTGGATAGCCGTATTTCCACGGGAATCAACAACCGCGAGCTGGAAAACTGACGTGTTTTTAGTTTTTCAAATATCAATCTCTCATGGGCCGCGTGAAAATCCATGATTGCCAGTCCATCCACGTCCTCGAAAATCACGTACCGTTCTTTGACAATCAAATAGTTCGCTGGAACGGTGGAGAGCACGTCTGCAAAAATATAAGGTGCTTGATACGGTAATTGATTTACAGAATGAACAGTTTTGAAAATGGGCCTCTCAAGAGTACTCGGTACATCACCCCACGGACCAGCTGAATCCGGAGCCCTGGAAACCACACTTTTCTCCGATACCGAGGTCGCACCTTCCCTCAACGTCGCACCGATGTCGCTCAAGGTCCCATCCGCATAATCAACCCTGCCAACTTGTCTTCCGTCAGAACTTAAATCCGATGTTGGACGTTCAACGAACATCGTAAAACCAGGAAATTTCCGAACTTGGTCCCGCACAACCCGGATGATTTCGTTGTAAACACCTTGGGCATCGGAGAACTTGACCTGTAACTTCTGGGGATGGATGTTCACGTCGACCCTGTCCGGCGAGATTTCCAAAAAGATAACCGCGTAAGGTTTTCCGCCGTGGGAGATCGATTCACCGTACCCGCGCTCGAGTGCACTGTTAAGGAGCGAGTCGAGAACGAACCGACCGTTCACGAAGAACATCTGCCCCGTCCGGTTCTTCCTGCAATACTGAGGTGATGAGATAACTCCTCGCACCTTACCAAAACTCGTTTCCTCTTCGAATTCCCTGAACTCACGGACCTCCGGAAAGACGGTCGAGAACCTATCCGAAAGTCTGGAAGGTTTCGCAAAGTAAACCACTTCGTCTTCGATTTTGTACAAGAACTCCACCGACGGAAGGGCCACGAGAAATCTTTCGACCATTTCAGTTACCATCCGTGCTTCAACCTTCTCAGAGGAGAGGAACTTCCTACGAGCCGGTACGTTGAAAAAAAGGTCGTACACCTCGACGGTTGTCCCACGCTCTCTGAATGCCTCGGAAATTCTGACCACTTTTCCTCCAACAACTTCCAGCTTCCCAGAAACTTCACCATTTGACGATGTTATGAGCAGTCGGCTTACCTCTGCAATGGAGGCAAGTGCTTCTCCCCTGAAACCGAAAGACGTGATTTTGTAGATATCCTCCAAGGTCTCTATCTTGCTCGTGGTATATCTTTGCACCGCAAGTGTGAGTTCTTCCGTGGACATTCCAATCCCGTTATCCGAGACTTTGATGTAGGATTTTCCGCCGTTCCGAATTTGAATTTCGATTTTCGATGCCCGGGCGTCCACGGAGTTCTCGACCAGTTCTTTAACTACCGATGCCGGATTCGTCACCACCTCACCGGCGGCTATTTTGGAAATCACCTCGTCAGGTAGCCGCTTTATTTTTATCTTCATCTCCTTCATCACCATCACACTTCCTTTCGCAACCTTCCAAGCCAGATTTCGTTTCTCGAGACAATTATACACCCAGTACTCAAAAAATACGAAAAAAATACGAAAGGGTCCCGTGGCCACGGGACCCTTTTTAAGCGCTAATTGGTCATCAGTGAAAAATGTTAAAACCCCGCCGCAAGCTTCACCAACATTTCGAAACCAGGTGTGGAATTCTCACTGGGAAAGATCGTGTCCGCGGTACTCGTAAAACTCAAATTCGCAACGAGCAAGAATAAATTGAAATTAAAGCCAAGTGTGTGGGCAAAGAAGCCATCACGCACGGAGAGTTTGTAGTACGTCCTTACAGCACCCAGATTCAGCCCAGCGTGAGCTCCGATAACCCAACGCCCGTCGAACGCAAGTGTACCACTCACACCCCAGCAGAAAAAGCCATCTTCTTTGTAATACGCACTCAATTTCGGAACATCTAAGATGTTGACACCGGTCGTTTGAAAGTAAGTCGGATCTATCGTCTTGACGTCGGTAGAGGTGTTAAACTCCAAACCGTCACCCGAATATTCGAACTTCGCATCCGCACCCGTCGCAATCCAGTACCGCGCGGTTGCCGGTTTCAACGTCAAATCTTTCAGCACTATTCCGTACCTGTTGTTACCGTAACCAACCGCGACGTTGAGCCCGGCGTCGCTCAAGTTAAACAAGTGATTGAGTGAAATCTCACCAACGTTGCTTAAATCAACCGCGGAGAGGTAACTCAGCCTCGTTGAAACTTCCATCGAAGCTCTCGCCGGCTCGGCGGAAGAGACGTACCTAACACTCAGGTAAGTACCATTTGAGTAGCTGTATAGTAGCGGGACAAAAAGGTTAAGACCGATCAGGAAGTCACCGAACAACACGTTCAAACCAGCCGAAAATTTCAAATCCGCCACCGAAAAGTTGTCTATCGTCTTATCCAAGTTCGTCTCGACCGTGGTATCACCGAATAGTAGTTCCGAAAGTTCTTTTGGAAACTTCGTTGACAAACCTCCCTCGAGTGCAACGTACGGTACAAGACTGAATTGAGATAGTCTTAGGTTACCGTAAAAAGTCAAATTCAGCGGGATTGAGAACGAAATGCCATTTCTCAGCGCTGCTGACATCGTGTCTTTGTTTATCTTCACCACTTCCTCGTTCAAGATCGCGTTCAGGTTCGACAACGTGAACAAGTTTTGATAAAGTCCGGCGTCGGCAACCAACGAGAACTTCAACAAACCGGTACCGTCCTCACGGAACAGCAGGGGGTTACTTTCGAATCCTATCGAGGCTATCGGCGATGCGAAGAGGTTCGAAACTGAAAATACAAGGACAACGACGGTAATGTAAATTAACTTTCTCACGTCCATCTTTCCTCACCTCACTTCAATTTCTGTTCGACGTTCGCGTTCAGGTGCACGGCTACGTAAGGTGATGCGAAGAATTCTCCGTTGTAGTTTAGTTGAACCGTACCACCGGTTGGGATGAGGATTTCGTACGTCAAACCACCCTGGGATAGTTTTCTCAACTGTTCCATTGTCAAAGTAATTTCCGGCGAGCTCGTTGAAAATTCCCGTTCAACTATCCTCTCGGTTCCTCTCTTGATGATGAGTTTTGCCGACAGTCCAGATGTGTTCTTCCACGTTTTGAACTTTAACATCGCACTCGATACATTGTCCACCACTTTTTTCAGGCTAGAGAAATCACCCGACAATTCCCCAGAGGATACTGACACATCGGTGGAAGTAGCCCTCATCCGTAACGGGAACTTTACATCGAAGACGAACTTCAGCGCACTGTCCTTGTTTATCGTTCCACCGGGGAACTCGAACTTCAACGAAACATCCATCCGTTGGCCATTCTTGAAGAGTTCGACAATCTTCGGACCGACGTTCTGAGGGGTATCTTTGGTGACAACGTACTCCGTGCCGGAAATGTTAAGTTTTATAACCGGAGAAACGGTCGAGTTCTTAACCTCGATCCTTCCAGTTGCGTCGATATCATAATCAAACTGCCTCAAGAAGCCCATTTCGCTCGGGAGTACCGTCCCAAAGTCGACCGAAGTGATATTTCCAAAATCGTACGAGATGTTCTTGAGAGAGACGTTATCAACCTCGAGTTTGGAAATTTTCGGATTCAGAACGAGGTATGCCCCCTCCCTCAACGAAACATTGTTAATTTCGACTGTACTACCGATAGATGGCTGGATTCTAAGCCTGAACTCCGTGAAGGTCGAAAAGTCGATGTTCCTCTTTTTCGCGATACTCACCTGCTGATCCGCTCCACCCGTGTCTGTGAAGTTCAGACGCTGCGAATCAAAGAAGTTCGAAGAAAGATCCAAATTCAAACTGATACCCTTGCTCTTGTACTCAACGAGGAGCCCGACGTCCAATTCGAGAGAATCGATGACGTTTTTCAGGAAATCCGGAATTGGGTAATTTAGCTCCAGAAACCGCTCTGAAACGAGACTGGGATCGACAATCGCACGCTCTATCTTAATGTCCTGACCACTGGAAAGTCCGACACTGTAGGACACCGTGCTCGACGTAACGTCCGCCTCCAGTACAACTTCCAGTTGTTTCGGAAGCTCAACTCCTTTGAAACTTATCCTCACTTCTGGGGCAGTTATTGTTTCACCGAAAATTGTGGTAGCACTCCTAACTGTAAGTCCTGAGAAATCCATCACAAGATAACCACTGTCGCTCGTGAACTTCAGATAACTCACAACATTCGGTCTATTGACCGTAACGCTGAGTCTATAGTCTTTCACGGCCTTTATCGAGATGTTCGGTGTCACCTTGTAAGTCAACGGTTGTCGCAGGTCTGCCGATACGGTACCGGAGAACTCCAGATATCCCGAAACCCTCAGGCCATCGCCAACTCTGAAGTAGTTTTCCAACACGTTGATGGTGACCTTTGAGCCGCTGGCCATCCCGCTTCCGAGGTCTACACCCCCACTCTTCAAAGAGAGCGACTGTGCAAGGTTTCCAGAAAATCCCGGGATAGTAACTTCACCGTCGATCTTACCGGACAACTTCAGTTGCCAATCTTCGTTCACTATACTGATAAACTGCTCTGGTATATCAATACGTATCCTGCCGTTCTCGGTCACCCGTGAGAGGTCAAGGTTTTTAAAGTAACTCACACGATTGCTCTCCAACGCCATCGTCAGAGTACCGCTCACCGTGTTGCCAGTCCTACTTCTCAGCACGAGTATCGAATTTCTACGAATCGTTAAATTTTGAATTGTACGGTTCGTGGGTATTTCGACACCGTCAAGTTCAAGCACCAGGTCCATCAGACTACCCGATGAGGGACTGAAGGTAACTCTCAAAAACGTTTCAGCAAAGATGGCGTGGTCAAACGGAAGCAACGAAAGGAAAGGCGAGAGTGACACCGATCCCGTTGGTCCGACCACTATCGGCACATTTTGTACAATCGTGAGATTGTCTATGGGTACCGCGGAAGCATTAAAGGTGAATTCCCGAGTTCCGGGAAGTTCCGGTAACGTGAAGCTCCCAGAGAGCGAGGACATAATACCCTTCAAGCTCAGCTGGAAATTCAAACTTTCGGCAAAATCACCTAAAGCGTCTTCGAGTTGATGTTTTAGACTATCAAGGAGTGTCGAAGGTGAGAGCGAAACCTCCGTAGCGAAAGATAACATAACGGGATCGGTCTTTTCCAAATTCAAACCGGTTCCCCGGAGACCGTTCTCAAGTTTGACCAGTGAGTCTTTCACCGAGAATCGCAAGTTCGTCAATGGAAACTCGAGGTACTTTTCATAGTTGACCGTAACCTTTTCCGGCACCTTGTTTGGAATTTTTATGCCACACGAGTAAAGTAACGCAAAAATGGTTATCAAGAGGAGAACAAGATAGGTTGAGTGTTTCCCCTTCACAAACACCATACGCCAAATCACCTCCTGTATAAAATGATAGTAGTGTTACTTATAATTTACTTAAAGCTAGTGCACCTCCTAAGCTTCGAGCTTGTTTTGGGGTTTTAGCTTCCTTTCTTAACATGTTTTTGAGTAATGAGCTTCCAAGCTCGTATCTATCCACAGGAGTATGGAAGAAAGGAGCTGAGTTTCATGTTGTTCGTCGGGGTCGATATCTCCACTACCAAGTTCGATGTCGCTGTCATTAACCATGAGTTCAAGTTTATCACCTCAAAGTCTTTCCCTTTCAATTCCGACGGCTTTTCTGAATTCATTACCTTCTTGAAAAAGTTCAACGAG
The genomic region above belongs to Fervidobacterium thailandense and contains:
- the mutL gene encoding DNA mismatch repair endonuclease MutL: MKEMKIKIKRLPDEVISKIAAGEVVTNPASVVKELVENSVDARASKIEIQIRNGGKSYIKVSDNGIGMSTEELTLAVQRYTTSKIETLEDIYKITSFGFRGEALASIAEVSRLLITSSNGEVSGKLEVVGGKVVRISEAFRERGTTVEVYDLFFNVPARRKFLSSEKVEARMVTEMVERFLVALPSVEFLYKIEDEVVYFAKPSRLSDRFSTVFPEVREFREFEEETSFGKVRGVISSPQYCRKNRTGQMFFVNGRFVLDSLLNSALERGYGESISHGGKPYAVIFLEISPDRVDVNIHPQKLQVKFSDAQGVYNEIIRVVRDQVRKFPGFTMFVERPTSDLSSDGRQVGRVDYADGTLSDIGATLREGATSVSEKSVVSRAPDSAGPWGDVPSTLERPIFKTVHSVNQLPYQAPYIFADVLSTVPANYLIVKERYVIFEDVDGLAIMDFHAAHERLIFEKLKTRQFSSSRLLIPVEIRLSKSMLDTLRNLERELEALGFEFSMENDLVKVTAIPSLVKVTEVKDILTELLDDYRLPFDKPETVLHALASKACKAAVKTGDKLTGAEIEQLLKEVRSRGFLTCPHGRPIVMKIKFSELDNFFGR